A DNA window from Carassius gibelio isolate Cgi1373 ecotype wild population from Czech Republic chromosome A8, carGib1.2-hapl.c, whole genome shotgun sequence contains the following coding sequences:
- the LOC128018717 gene encoding ras association domain-containing protein 8-like, with product MEVKVYVEGVHRIVCGVTEKTTCQEVVIVLAQALGRTGRYTLREKFKEFERNVTPDEPLLESLEKYGEQVKEVQLTLKHIGPFLGEETNQPKAQMRRVEGTGRVRRGSGAIAQHRQSLPLLSHLCLHSEPPPEEPKGPRRKSLTLLGEAWGWLENLARGGKQQSGRDKGTDKEGNKGNGHTDNTSLRPTKNSLASGKLQARDKNRVALHQPFISCLGIRGRCTDESDVCERREEEEQKGTKEDLTTLNSVFPLVQTIHQETESEEIVELRRLVVQQEASLQELNLKIKSTDQLILELEQQQATRDFSELLLEEEEQLKFWLNELKAEEVFERDLQRQFFQIKEEAAECKDKLEEYKQKLQAMDLRYLQQRTEHETITGENIQADAQKLVQKTVKQIQISADGSHGDSRTKRVVTTLESKLPYVLVSANQISNPPPSSPEDLRQWWTRWSQSQNPTSVTKPKMHRSEITIQLGSTRV from the exons atGGAAGTAAAGGTGTATGTTGAAGGAGTCCACCGCATAGTTTGTGGAGTCACTGAGAAAACAACATGTCAGGAGGTGGTCATCGTTTTAGCACAGGCACTGG GTCGCACTGGTCGATACACTCTGAGAGAAAAATTCAAAGAATTTGAACGTAATGTGACTCCAGATGAACCTCTCTTGGAATCCTTGGAGAAATATGGTGAGCAAGTGAAGGAGGTGCAGCTCACTTTGAAGCACATTGGTCCATTCCTTGGGGAAGAAACAAACCAGCCCAAAGCCCAAATGAGGCGAGTGGAGGGGACAGGGAGAGTGCGCAGAGGCAGTGGGGCAATTGCCCAACACCGCCAGAGCCTCCCACTGCTATCACACCTCTGCCTCCACTCGGAGCCACCACCCGAGGAACCAAAGGGACCCAGACGGAAGTCACTAACGCTATTGGGGGAAGCATGGGGTTGGCTGGAAAACTTGGCCAGAGGCGGGAAGCAGCAATCAGGACGAGATAAGGGGACAGACAAGGAGGGCAATAAAGGAAATGGGCACACAGATAACACGTCTCTGAGACCAACCAAAAATTCCCTGGCTTCTGGGAAGCTACAAGCAAGAGACAAAAATAGAGTTGCGCTACATCAGCCTTTTATCAGTTGCCTTGGGATCCGTGGGAGATGcactgatgagagtgatgtttGTGAGAGACGAGAGGAAGAGGAACAGAAAGGGACCAAGGAGGACCTGACAACATTAAATTCAGTTTTTCCTCTGGTCCAAACAATCCATCAAGAGACAGAGAGTGAGGAGATTGTAGAGTTAAGAAGACTAGTTGTCCAACAAGAGGCTAGTCTGCAAGAACTAAATCTCAAAATCAAGTCAACAGACCAGTTGATCCTTGAGCTCGAGCAGCAGCAAGCTACCAGGGACTTCTCCGAGCTGTTACTGGAAGAGGAGGAACAGCTCAAGTTCTGGCTGAATGAACTCAAGGCGGAGGAAGTCTTTGAGAGAGACCTCCAGAGGCAGTTCTTTCAGATAAAAGAGGAAGCTGCTGAGTGCAAAGATAAACTGGAAGAGTACAAACAGAAACTCCAAGCGATGGACTTGAGATACTTACAGCAGCGAACAGAACATGAAACCATCACCGGAGAGAATATCCAAGCAGATGCACAAAAACTTGTCCAAAAAACTGTCAAACAAATACAGATCTCAGCAGACGGATCACATGGAGATAGTAGAACAAAAAGAGTGGTCACAACGTTGGAGTCCAAACTCCCATATGTGCTTGTTTCGGCAAACCAGATATCTAATCCTCCTCCAAGCAGTCCAGAAGATCTGAGGCAATGGTGGACACGATGGTCTCAGAGCCAGAACCCAACATCAGTGACAAAACCGAAGATGCACCGCTCTGAAATCACCATACAGTTAGGAAGCACCAGAGTTTAA
- the LOC128018714 gene encoding cold shock domain-containing protein E1 isoform X9, translated as MSFDPSLLHNNGHGGFANGTSMGIRETGVVEKLLASYGFIQCSERQARLFFHCSQYNGNLQELKIGDDVEFEVSSDRRTGKPIAVKLVKIKAEMLPEERISGQVGPDLHASPLTVLHGFIHPVVSAIPSHLDGKSAPGQVPTGSVCYERNGEVFYLTYTPEDIEGNVTLDTGDKVNFYMETNKHTGAVSAHNIVLVKKKQSRCQGVVCATKEAFGFIERGDVVKEIFFHYSEFKGDLEALQAGDDVEFSIKERNGKEVATDVRLLPQGTVIFEDISIETFEGTVNKVIPKVPNKNQNDPLPGRISARINFTDKELLFGEKDSKSKVTLLEGDHVQFNISTDRRDKLERATNIDILPDTFHFTKEAREMGVIAAMRDGFGFIKCVDRDARMFFHFSEVLEESQLHISDEVEFTVVPDMLSAQRNHAVRIKKLPKGTVSFHTQSELRFMGVVEKEAVPATTNKNSSPSKGKEKVKVEKDAEEGSIAYEESGVKSTIPYYIKDLEGGAYPQLGDKVEFSISEVKRTGQQSAVSLKILNRAAGTNRLLGYIATLKDNFGFIETANHDQEIFFHYSEVCGDVDNMDLGDTVEYTLSKGKGNKISAEKVTKVAAVNGVEEDASNTMFLGKVVRPLRSVDPSQNDYQGLIEITEEDTSPGVSKGQSYPFGIVGMANKGDCLQKGEMVKFQLYTVAQTGQKMACNIVPQRRALVECVKDQFGFITYEVGESKKLFFHVKEVQDGLELQAGDEVEFSVILNQRTGKCSACNVRRVSEGPKPVATPRPDRLVNRLKSITLDDTNAPRLVIIRQPRGPDNSKGFNVERKTRQPGVTD; from the exons TGAAGATTGGAG ATGATGTGGAGTTTGAGGTGTCGTCTGATAGACGCACTGGCAAACCAATTGCGGTGAAGCTGGTAAAAATCAAGGCAGAAATGTTGCCAGAAGAGCGAATTTCTGGGCAGGTGGGGCCTGACTTGCACGCCTCTCCTTTAACTGTGCTGCATGGTTTTATTCATCCA GTAGTGTCAGCTATCCCCTCTCACTTGGACGGGAAGTCTGCACCTGGCCAAGTGCCCACGGGCAGTGTGTGTTATGAGAGAAACGGG GAAGTGTTTTATTTGACCTACACCCCTGAGGATATAGAAGGAAATGTGACTTTAGATACCGGCGATAAAGTCAATTTTTACATGGAGACCAACAAGCA cactGGTGCTGTTAGTGCTCACAACATTGTATTGGTAAAGAAGAAACAGTCAAGATGTCAGGGAGTTGTTTGTGCCACCAAG GAGGCCTTTGGATTCATTGAACGAGGAGATGTTGTGAAGGAGATCTTCTTCCACTACAGTGAGTTTAAAGGAGATCTGGAAGCTCTACAAGCTGGAGATGATGTGGAATTCAGcattaaagaaagaaat GGCAAGGAAGTGGCCACAGATGTGAGACTGTTGCCTCAGGGTACCGTTATATTTGAGGACATCAGTATTGAGACTTTCGAGGGAACTGTCAACAAGGTTATTCCCAAGGTCCCCAACAAGAATCAG AATGACCCACTGCCTGGGCGAATCAGTGCCAGAATTAATTTCACTGACAAAGAGCTGCTATTCGGTGAGAAGGACAGCAAGTCCAAAGTGACGCTGCTTGAGGGCGACCATGTCCAGTTCAATATATCCACTGACCGTCGTGACAAACTGGAGAGAGCCACAAATATCGACATCCTCCCCGATACCTTCCATTTCACAAAGGAGGCCCGTGAAATG GGTGTGATAGCTGCCATGCGTGATGGTTTCGGCTTCATCAAATGTGTGGACCGTGATGCCCGAATGTTCTTCCATTTCAGCGAAGTTCTGGAAGAGAGCCAGCTGCACATTTCTGATGAAGTGGAATTCACTGTAGTCCCT GACATGCTGTCAGCCCAAAGGAACCATGCAGTGCGGATCAAAAAGCTGCCCAAGGGCACAGTGTCGTTCCACACTCAATCTGAGCTGCGTTTTATGGGAGTTGTGGAGAAAGAAGCTGTGCCTGCTACAACCAACAAGAACTCCAGCCCCAGCAAGGGCAAAGAGAAG gttaaagTTGAAAAG GATGCAGAGGAAGGCTCGATTGCTTATGAAGAGAGTGGAGTGAAGAGCACTATTCCCTACTATATTAAAGACCTGGAGGGAGGCGCTTACCCACAGCTTGGAGACAAG GTGGAGTTCTCCATCAGTGAGGTGAAACGCACCGGACAGCAAAGTGCTGTGTCCCTCAAGATCCTTAATCGTGCTGCTGGCACCAATAGGCTTCTGGGATACATAGCAACACTGAAGGATAACTTCGGCTTCATAGAAACAGCCAATCATGATCAGGAAATTTTCTTCCACTACAG TGAGGTATGTGGGGATGTGGATAACATGGACCTGGGGGATACAGTGGAGTACACTCTCTCCAAGGGCAAAGGAAACAAAATCAGTGCTGAGAAGGTCACCAAAGTTGCAGCTG TGAATGGAGTAGAAGAGGATGCGAGTAATACCATGTTCCTGGGGAAAGTGGTTCGGCCCTTGCGCAGTGTGGACCCCTCTCAGAATGATTATCAAGGCCTTATTGAGATCACAGAGGAAG ACACTTCACCAGGAGTCAGTAAGGGTCAGAGTTATCCGTTCGGCATCGTTGGTATGGCCAATAAAGGTGACTGTCTGCAAAAGGGTGAGATGGTGAAATTTCAGTTGTATACAGTGGCCCAGACAGGACAAAAGATGGCCTGCAACATTGTCCCTCAGCGTAGAGCCCTGGTGGAGTGCGTCAAAGATCAG TTTGGTTTCATCACATATGAAGTTGGAGAGAGCAAGAAGCTGTTTTTCCACGTCAAGGAGGTTCAAGATGGCCTGGAGCTCCAGGCCGGTGATGAAGTGGAGTTTTCAGTTATCCTGAACCAGCGGACAGGCAAATGCAGTGCCTGCAATGTTCGTAGAGTCAG tGAGGGTCCAAAACCAGTAGCAACACCTCGACCTGACCGACTGGTCAATCGCTTGAAGAGCATCACTCTTGATGACACCAACGCCCCCCGTCTTGTCATTATCAGACAGCCTCGTGGCCCAGATAATTCAAAG GGCTTCAATGTAGAGAGGAAAACCCGCCAACCCGGTGTTACTGACTGA
- the LOC128018714 gene encoding cold shock domain-containing protein E1 isoform X11, translated as MSFDPSLLHNNGHGGFANGTSMGIRETGVVEKLLASYGFIQCSERQARLFFHCSQYNGNLQELKIGDDVEFEVSSDRRTGKPIAVKLVKIKAEMLPEERISGQVVSAIPSHLDGKSAPGQVPTGSVCYERNGEVFYLTYTPEDIEGNVTLDTGDKVNFYMETNKHTGAVSAHNIVLVKKKQSRCQGVVCATKEAFGFIERGDVVKEIFFHYSEFKGDLEALQAGDDVEFSIKERNGKEVATDVRLLPQGTVIFEDISIETFEGTVNKVIPKVPNKNQNDPLPGRISARINFTDKELLFGEKDSKSKVTLLEGDHVQFNISTDRRDKLERATNIDILPDTFHFTKEAREMGVIAAMRDGFGFIKCVDRDARMFFHFSEVLEESQLHISDEVEFTVVPDMLSAQRNHAVRIKKLPKGTVSFHTQSELRFMGVVEKEAVPATTNKNSSPSKGKEKDAEEGSIAYEESGVKSTIPYYIKDLEGGAYPQLGDKVEFSISEVKRTGQQSAVSLKILNRAAGTNRLLGYIATLKDNFGFIETANHDQEIFFHYSEVCGDVDNMDLGDTVEYTLSKGKGNKISAEKVTKVAAVNGVEEDASNTMFLGKVVRPLRSVDPSQNDYQGLIEITEEDTSPGVSKGQSYPFGIVGMANKGDCLQKGEMVKFQLYTVAQTGQKMACNIVPQRRALVECVKDQFGFITYEVGESKKLFFHVKEVQDGLELQAGDEVEFSVILNQRTGKCSACNVRRVSEGPKPVATPRPDRLVNRLKSITLDDTNAPRLVIIRQPRGPDNSKGFNVERKTRQPGVTD; from the exons TGAAGATTGGAG ATGATGTGGAGTTTGAGGTGTCGTCTGATAGACGCACTGGCAAACCAATTGCGGTGAAGCTGGTAAAAATCAAGGCAGAAATGTTGCCAGAAGAGCGAATTTCTGGGCAG GTAGTGTCAGCTATCCCCTCTCACTTGGACGGGAAGTCTGCACCTGGCCAAGTGCCCACGGGCAGTGTGTGTTATGAGAGAAACGGG GAAGTGTTTTATTTGACCTACACCCCTGAGGATATAGAAGGAAATGTGACTTTAGATACCGGCGATAAAGTCAATTTTTACATGGAGACCAACAAGCA cactGGTGCTGTTAGTGCTCACAACATTGTATTGGTAAAGAAGAAACAGTCAAGATGTCAGGGAGTTGTTTGTGCCACCAAG GAGGCCTTTGGATTCATTGAACGAGGAGATGTTGTGAAGGAGATCTTCTTCCACTACAGTGAGTTTAAAGGAGATCTGGAAGCTCTACAAGCTGGAGATGATGTGGAATTCAGcattaaagaaagaaat GGCAAGGAAGTGGCCACAGATGTGAGACTGTTGCCTCAGGGTACCGTTATATTTGAGGACATCAGTATTGAGACTTTCGAGGGAACTGTCAACAAGGTTATTCCCAAGGTCCCCAACAAGAATCAG AATGACCCACTGCCTGGGCGAATCAGTGCCAGAATTAATTTCACTGACAAAGAGCTGCTATTCGGTGAGAAGGACAGCAAGTCCAAAGTGACGCTGCTTGAGGGCGACCATGTCCAGTTCAATATATCCACTGACCGTCGTGACAAACTGGAGAGAGCCACAAATATCGACATCCTCCCCGATACCTTCCATTTCACAAAGGAGGCCCGTGAAATG GGTGTGATAGCTGCCATGCGTGATGGTTTCGGCTTCATCAAATGTGTGGACCGTGATGCCCGAATGTTCTTCCATTTCAGCGAAGTTCTGGAAGAGAGCCAGCTGCACATTTCTGATGAAGTGGAATTCACTGTAGTCCCT GACATGCTGTCAGCCCAAAGGAACCATGCAGTGCGGATCAAAAAGCTGCCCAAGGGCACAGTGTCGTTCCACACTCAATCTGAGCTGCGTTTTATGGGAGTTGTGGAGAAAGAAGCTGTGCCTGCTACAACCAACAAGAACTCCAGCCCCAGCAAGGGCAAAGAGAAG GATGCAGAGGAAGGCTCGATTGCTTATGAAGAGAGTGGAGTGAAGAGCACTATTCCCTACTATATTAAAGACCTGGAGGGAGGCGCTTACCCACAGCTTGGAGACAAG GTGGAGTTCTCCATCAGTGAGGTGAAACGCACCGGACAGCAAAGTGCTGTGTCCCTCAAGATCCTTAATCGTGCTGCTGGCACCAATAGGCTTCTGGGATACATAGCAACACTGAAGGATAACTTCGGCTTCATAGAAACAGCCAATCATGATCAGGAAATTTTCTTCCACTACAG TGAGGTATGTGGGGATGTGGATAACATGGACCTGGGGGATACAGTGGAGTACACTCTCTCCAAGGGCAAAGGAAACAAAATCAGTGCTGAGAAGGTCACCAAAGTTGCAGCTG TGAATGGAGTAGAAGAGGATGCGAGTAATACCATGTTCCTGGGGAAAGTGGTTCGGCCCTTGCGCAGTGTGGACCCCTCTCAGAATGATTATCAAGGCCTTATTGAGATCACAGAGGAAG ACACTTCACCAGGAGTCAGTAAGGGTCAGAGTTATCCGTTCGGCATCGTTGGTATGGCCAATAAAGGTGACTGTCTGCAAAAGGGTGAGATGGTGAAATTTCAGTTGTATACAGTGGCCCAGACAGGACAAAAGATGGCCTGCAACATTGTCCCTCAGCGTAGAGCCCTGGTGGAGTGCGTCAAAGATCAG TTTGGTTTCATCACATATGAAGTTGGAGAGAGCAAGAAGCTGTTTTTCCACGTCAAGGAGGTTCAAGATGGCCTGGAGCTCCAGGCCGGTGATGAAGTGGAGTTTTCAGTTATCCTGAACCAGCGGACAGGCAAATGCAGTGCCTGCAATGTTCGTAGAGTCAG tGAGGGTCCAAAACCAGTAGCAACACCTCGACCTGACCGACTGGTCAATCGCTTGAAGAGCATCACTCTTGATGACACCAACGCCCCCCGTCTTGTCATTATCAGACAGCCTCGTGGCCCAGATAATTCAAAG GGCTTCAATGTAGAGAGGAAAACCCGCCAACCCGGTGTTACTGACTGA
- the LOC128018714 gene encoding cold shock domain-containing protein E1 isoform X10: MSFDPSLLHNNGHGGFANGTSMGIRETGVVEKLLASYGFIQCSERQARLFFHCSQYNGNLQELKIGDDVEFEVSSDRRTGKPIAVKLVKIKAEMLPEERISGQVGPDLHASPLTVLHGFIHPVVSAIPSHLDGKSAPGQVPTGSVCYERNGEVFYLTYTPEDIEGNVTLDTGDKVNFYMETNKHTGAVSAHNIVLVKKKQSRCQGVVCATKEAFGFIERGDVVKEIFFHYSEFKGDLEALQAGDDVEFSIKERNGKEVATDVRLLPQGTVIFEDISIETFEGTVNKVIPKVPNKNQNDPLPGRISARINFTDKELLFGEKDSKSKVTLLEGDHVQFNISTDRRDKLERATNIDILPDTFHFTKEAREMGVIAAMRDGFGFIKCVDRDARMFFHFSEVLEESQLHISDEVEFTVVPDMLSAQRNHAVRIKKLPKGTVSFHTQSELRFMGVVEKEAVPATTNKNSSPSKGKEKDAEEGSIAYEESGVKSTIPYYIKDLEGGAYPQLGDKVEFSISEVKRTGQQSAVSLKILNRAAGTNRLLGYIATLKDNFGFIETANHDQEIFFHYSEVCGDVDNMDLGDTVEYTLSKGKGNKISAEKVTKVAAVNGVEEDASNTMFLGKVVRPLRSVDPSQNDYQGLIEITEEDTSPGVSKGQSYPFGIVGMANKGDCLQKGEMVKFQLYTVAQTGQKMACNIVPQRRALVECVKDQFGFITYEVGESKKLFFHVKEVQDGLELQAGDEVEFSVILNQRTGKCSACNVRRVSEGPKPVATPRPDRLVNRLKSITLDDTNAPRLVIIRQPRGPDNSKGFNVERKTRQPGVTD; encoded by the exons TGAAGATTGGAG ATGATGTGGAGTTTGAGGTGTCGTCTGATAGACGCACTGGCAAACCAATTGCGGTGAAGCTGGTAAAAATCAAGGCAGAAATGTTGCCAGAAGAGCGAATTTCTGGGCAGGTGGGGCCTGACTTGCACGCCTCTCCTTTAACTGTGCTGCATGGTTTTATTCATCCA GTAGTGTCAGCTATCCCCTCTCACTTGGACGGGAAGTCTGCACCTGGCCAAGTGCCCACGGGCAGTGTGTGTTATGAGAGAAACGGG GAAGTGTTTTATTTGACCTACACCCCTGAGGATATAGAAGGAAATGTGACTTTAGATACCGGCGATAAAGTCAATTTTTACATGGAGACCAACAAGCA cactGGTGCTGTTAGTGCTCACAACATTGTATTGGTAAAGAAGAAACAGTCAAGATGTCAGGGAGTTGTTTGTGCCACCAAG GAGGCCTTTGGATTCATTGAACGAGGAGATGTTGTGAAGGAGATCTTCTTCCACTACAGTGAGTTTAAAGGAGATCTGGAAGCTCTACAAGCTGGAGATGATGTGGAATTCAGcattaaagaaagaaat GGCAAGGAAGTGGCCACAGATGTGAGACTGTTGCCTCAGGGTACCGTTATATTTGAGGACATCAGTATTGAGACTTTCGAGGGAACTGTCAACAAGGTTATTCCCAAGGTCCCCAACAAGAATCAG AATGACCCACTGCCTGGGCGAATCAGTGCCAGAATTAATTTCACTGACAAAGAGCTGCTATTCGGTGAGAAGGACAGCAAGTCCAAAGTGACGCTGCTTGAGGGCGACCATGTCCAGTTCAATATATCCACTGACCGTCGTGACAAACTGGAGAGAGCCACAAATATCGACATCCTCCCCGATACCTTCCATTTCACAAAGGAGGCCCGTGAAATG GGTGTGATAGCTGCCATGCGTGATGGTTTCGGCTTCATCAAATGTGTGGACCGTGATGCCCGAATGTTCTTCCATTTCAGCGAAGTTCTGGAAGAGAGCCAGCTGCACATTTCTGATGAAGTGGAATTCACTGTAGTCCCT GACATGCTGTCAGCCCAAAGGAACCATGCAGTGCGGATCAAAAAGCTGCCCAAGGGCACAGTGTCGTTCCACACTCAATCTGAGCTGCGTTTTATGGGAGTTGTGGAGAAAGAAGCTGTGCCTGCTACAACCAACAAGAACTCCAGCCCCAGCAAGGGCAAAGAGAAG GATGCAGAGGAAGGCTCGATTGCTTATGAAGAGAGTGGAGTGAAGAGCACTATTCCCTACTATATTAAAGACCTGGAGGGAGGCGCTTACCCACAGCTTGGAGACAAG GTGGAGTTCTCCATCAGTGAGGTGAAACGCACCGGACAGCAAAGTGCTGTGTCCCTCAAGATCCTTAATCGTGCTGCTGGCACCAATAGGCTTCTGGGATACATAGCAACACTGAAGGATAACTTCGGCTTCATAGAAACAGCCAATCATGATCAGGAAATTTTCTTCCACTACAG TGAGGTATGTGGGGATGTGGATAACATGGACCTGGGGGATACAGTGGAGTACACTCTCTCCAAGGGCAAAGGAAACAAAATCAGTGCTGAGAAGGTCACCAAAGTTGCAGCTG TGAATGGAGTAGAAGAGGATGCGAGTAATACCATGTTCCTGGGGAAAGTGGTTCGGCCCTTGCGCAGTGTGGACCCCTCTCAGAATGATTATCAAGGCCTTATTGAGATCACAGAGGAAG ACACTTCACCAGGAGTCAGTAAGGGTCAGAGTTATCCGTTCGGCATCGTTGGTATGGCCAATAAAGGTGACTGTCTGCAAAAGGGTGAGATGGTGAAATTTCAGTTGTATACAGTGGCCCAGACAGGACAAAAGATGGCCTGCAACATTGTCCCTCAGCGTAGAGCCCTGGTGGAGTGCGTCAAAGATCAG TTTGGTTTCATCACATATGAAGTTGGAGAGAGCAAGAAGCTGTTTTTCCACGTCAAGGAGGTTCAAGATGGCCTGGAGCTCCAGGCCGGTGATGAAGTGGAGTTTTCAGTTATCCTGAACCAGCGGACAGGCAAATGCAGTGCCTGCAATGTTCGTAGAGTCAG tGAGGGTCCAAAACCAGTAGCAACACCTCGACCTGACCGACTGGTCAATCGCTTGAAGAGCATCACTCTTGATGACACCAACGCCCCCCGTCTTGTCATTATCAGACAGCCTCGTGGCCCAGATAATTCAAAG GGCTTCAATGTAGAGAGGAAAACCCGCCAACCCGGTGTTACTGACTGA